Proteins encoded by one window of Fibrobacter sp. UWR4:
- the sppA gene encoding signal peptide peptidase SppA, translating into MGLAGVASAYIPGESGFVSLDNEHGVWGNPAGLTALGSRGALVSYDYDNETTDFRVGGNLDNWSAGFRYTFDRDHHNEARWSVGHASTFFSNTLFWGTRFSGLRSSEFKGTEWSLSQGIIYRPLNFLSLGYSTENLLYVGPQSPDRILNLGATLRVNNAFSVSYDVENLENHRLLLEMGAYGFRFGFMVPIYGDEKEWRLSVSTTLGGYSDLALHVYDDLLPKGGVFSYHSARSPKTSMRGKIIRIPLDMDVTETSESMPFLGERSINIWKVRNLFEHIYQDPSCGLVILDFSNYRGNLGISSEIDAAVRKLKAKGGFVISYVDDIRPAVLMASAHADRIVAEPSAHFTWRGLGGDRLYYKGLFDKLGVKVEFLRHGKYKSAVEPYVADSMSVEARSDADCLYKDLWWMIEKIIGLRLPGDEEKKVAFLDSLASNPVITAKAAQKAHLIDTTLYIDQVPTYTLKTLFGLDAPFAYASTWRPMNKKVFDEHWGARKEIAVLNIDGTIDNRMEKKVMDALRELPGTDARALIVRVSSPGGSAIASDKIWGAIRHVSEKLGIPVVASIGNVGASGGYYIACGADLIVSEPFSIVGSIGIYGGKVDASGLLNKLGIRSESVKSHPYADAQSFSSPWTDVERNALQEYMDDFYDRFTGVVSKATKIPQGTVDSLYGGGRVMSGLKARDAGLVHRLGGIDEAILAAKELAGIKASSEVKIHLLNSDDDFVIPSMKANTSLNYIVDFLTHLEQVKFWAIEPMFWGVE; encoded by the coding sequence ATGGGCCTGGCAGGTGTTGCGTCGGCCTATATTCCTGGCGAATCCGGTTTTGTTTCCCTGGATAACGAACATGGTGTTTGGGGAAATCCCGCTGGTCTTACTGCACTGGGCTCCAGAGGTGCTTTGGTCTCTTATGACTATGATAACGAGACTACGGATTTTCGTGTTGGAGGCAACTTAGACAATTGGAGCGCTGGTTTCCGGTACACCTTTGATAGGGATCATCATAATGAAGCCCGCTGGAGTGTGGGCCATGCAAGTACTTTTTTCTCCAATACCTTGTTTTGGGGAACTCGTTTTTCTGGCTTGCGTAGTTCTGAATTTAAAGGGACTGAATGGAGTTTGTCTCAGGGAATCATTTATCGTCCCCTAAATTTCCTGTCTTTGGGATACTCCACGGAAAATTTGTTGTATGTAGGTCCTCAGTCGCCTGATCGAATTCTGAATCTTGGGGCTACGTTGCGAGTGAACAACGCCTTCAGTGTCAGTTATGATGTTGAAAATCTTGAAAACCATCGACTGTTATTGGAAATGGGGGCTTACGGTTTCCGTTTTGGTTTTATGGTCCCGATTTATGGGGATGAAAAGGAATGGCGTCTTTCTGTCTCTACAACTCTTGGTGGATATAGTGATTTGGCATTGCATGTGTATGATGATCTCCTGCCTAAGGGGGGTGTTTTCAGCTATCACTCTGCCCGCAGTCCCAAGACATCCATGCGTGGAAAAATTATCCGTATCCCCCTGGATATGGATGTGACGGAAACCTCCGAAAGTATGCCCTTCCTCGGGGAACGTTCCATCAATATCTGGAAGGTTCGTAACCTGTTTGAACATATTTATCAGGATCCTTCCTGCGGACTTGTCATTCTGGACTTCTCGAACTATCGTGGCAATCTGGGTATTTCCAGCGAAATTGACGCTGCCGTCCGGAAACTGAAGGCGAAGGGTGGTTTTGTCATTTCCTACGTGGATGATATTCGTCCAGCGGTTCTGATGGCATCCGCCCATGCGGATCGCATTGTGGCTGAACCTTCTGCACACTTTACCTGGCGAGGTCTTGGGGGAGATCGCCTTTATTACAAGGGCCTATTTGATAAGCTAGGTGTTAAGGTGGAATTCCTTCGTCATGGGAAATACAAGTCTGCAGTAGAACCTTATGTTGCGGATTCCATGTCTGTAGAAGCCCGCAGTGATGCGGATTGCCTTTACAAGGATTTATGGTGGATGATTGAAAAAATCATTGGCCTGCGTTTACCGGGTGACGAAGAAAAGAAGGTTGCTTTCCTGGACTCCTTGGCTTCAAATCCTGTCATTACCGCAAAGGCTGCCCAGAAGGCGCATTTGATTGATACGACCCTCTATATTGACCAGGTTCCGACATATACTCTTAAGACTCTGTTTGGCCTGGATGCTCCTTTTGCCTATGCGTCTACCTGGCGTCCCATGAACAAGAAAGTATTTGATGAACATTGGGGTGCCCGTAAGGAAATTGCGGTGCTTAATATCGATGGTACCATTGATAACCGCATGGAAAAGAAGGTGATGGATGCCTTGCGAGAACTTCCAGGAACGGATGCGAGGGCATTGATTGTTCGAGTATCTTCTCCCGGTGGTAGCGCTATTGCATCCGATAAAATTTGGGGCGCCATACGCCATGTCAGTGAAAAACTGGGAATTCCTGTGGTGGCGAGCATTGGAAATGTTGGTGCTTCTGGCGGATACTACATTGCCTGTGGTGCCGATTTGATCGTCTCGGAACCATTTTCCATTGTGGGAAGTATCGGTATTTATGGAGGCAAAGTGGATGCATCTGGCTTGCTGAACAAGTTGGGTATTCGCAGTGAATCCGTAAAGAGTCATCCCTATGCAGATGCTCAGTCCTTTAGTAGTCCTTGGACTGATGTGGAAAGGAATGCGCTCCAGGAATACATGGATGATTTCTATGATCGCTTTACAGGTGTTGTTTCCAAGGCCACGAAGATTCCTCAGGGAACGGTGGATTCTCTGTATGGGGGTGGCCGGGTGATGTCTGGCTTGAAGGCTCGTGATGCAGGTCTTGTCCATCGTTTAGGAGGTATTGATGAAGCAATCCTTGCTGCAAAGGAATTGGCTGGGATAAAGGCTTCTTCTGAAGTGAAAATTCATCTATTGAATTCGGATGATGATTTCGTTATTCCTTCGATGAAGGCTAATACTTCCCTTAATTATATCGTGGATTTCCTGACGCATTTGGAACAGGTCAAATTCTGGGCTATTGAACCTATGTTCTGGGGTGTTGAATAA